From the genome of Panthera uncia isolate 11264 chromosome B3 unlocalized genomic scaffold, Puncia_PCG_1.0 HiC_scaffold_2, whole genome shotgun sequence:
AGCCCAGCACAGTCGCGGGCGCCCACATCACGGCCGAGATGGTGCTCTGGAGGGCCTTCTGCATGGTGTGGGCCACGCTGCCCAGGAGGCCTtgtgggctgggcagggctgctACCTGCGGGCCAGAGCTAGGTCAGCACCTCCTGCAGCGGCtcccctggccctccccctccccaccacccccagagcTAGAAGGGAAAGAACGGGGGACACCAAATTGAAACAGCCGTAGGCTCGGCTCtgccaccagctgtgtgaccttgggcaggtcacttcccctctctgaacccgcttcttcatttgcaaaatgagtcTGGCAGTCTCCCCACCTGCTGTGCCGGTCagctgagggaggggcacagaggctGTGTGCAGGTGAGGGGAACAGTGCAGGAGGCAGGCACTGCGTCTCtgagccccggggggggggggggttggggggggggggggggggcagagacccTGTTTCACCCTGTGCCTCTGCTTCTCGTCCCCTCACTGGGCCGCGGGACCCGGAGGCATCCTGGTCCCACTCAGCTTCTCGCCCCCTTACCTCACTGAGCTTGTTCTCCTCGGTGtctgactcctcctcctcctccgtctctccctctgtgtccgtGTGGTCCTCGTGGTCCTCCTCCTGGGCGGCCGTGAGGCTGTGCAGCCAGGGCGCCCGCGCCTCACTCTCCCGCCGGGACACCACCTGCATGGCCGCGGACGCGCCCCACTGGGCCAGACTGCTCTGAGGGACGGAAGGCCGCGGGCTGCTGGATTCAGGGGCagaccccctcacccccagggtCAGGCCCCAGCAGACTGTTCCTAAAACTTGTCATTGAGGGATAACTTCCATACCTGGAGTGCGCACATCGTTCATGTGCAGCTCGGTGAGGTTTCCTGAGCACACGCCTGTGTAACTACCACAGATCAAGACACAGACCCTTTTCAAACCCCCAGTCTCCCTGTGCCACCCACGCAGGCGGGTGGGTGGCACAGGGGGACCACATTTTGACCTCTACCACCATGCCTtggttttgcccatttttgaacctcatataaatggactcatcCAATGTGTTTTCTTTCACGAATGGCTTTTTATTCAACATCATGTTGTGAGATTCGTCTGTGCTCTTGCGCGTTCAAAATagctccttctcttccctgtgaTAAGTCCGTGTACACATGCCATAATTTACACATTCTGCTGTTGATGGACGTCTGTGTTGTTTCCAGCTCTTGGCTAAGGATAAAGCCTGATAGGAACATTTCGATGTGTCTTTTGGGGGACATAAGCTCTCACTGCTGGCAGGTCGAATCGATGGGTCTTAGGGGGTATGTGTGGTTGGCTTTAGCAGCTACTGCTTGGAGATCTTTAAAGAGTGAAAAAATCAACAGGGCCACAGTGTCCCATGGGCGGAAACAGACTTGGGCAGGTGGGCTAGCGTCCCCTTGAGGCACAGCTTGGCTCACTCTGGACCCTAGGGAgctccacaaacatttattattcaaCTCCAGGGGACACCAGTATGTCTTATGTGAACAGGGTGCCTGAGGTTGCACGGTACAGTAGGGTCTCCTGACTACACATAAGGCTGGCACACGGGTCCGTCTCAGCCCCCGCTGGGAAATGACCCCCCAGTACAGGGGACAGAAGGGAACTACCAGTCCTGTATCCCTACTGGAGCCACAGAAGCTGGCGCACAGCACGTTCTCAGCAAACATTAGCTTGAATGGATGATCCAGGGCTGATGAGCTTTTAAAAGTGTCACCCAAATGATGGCTCAGAAATGGCTCTTTTGTTTGCTGACCTTTATGCTGTAATGTTGTttgtgtttcctttattttcctttatttggtCTTTGTTTCTTATGAAAAAATGCAGTCTATCTCTGCTAAAATACACAGAGGTGGAGGGGGGTATGGTGGGGAGATAGCCCTACGTGCACCTAGAAAAGGAGGCTTTGCCTTAGGGCCAAGTAGGATGCAAATGAGAAGCCTCTGGAAAGGAAATTTTGAAATCTGGGGCGGTCAGGGATGCAGCCTGGCCAGGGCTCTCTCCCCAACAGAAGGAGCTTGGGGCCTGGATTATTTACAGGGGACACTCCCTAGTGTCTGGATAGCAGCCGGGGGCCTCTGCTCCCTCATAGGCAGGAGGGTCCACAGCAGGAGGCCCCCTAGGAGGATGAATTTGGGGGGCGGGActcagagggacagggagagacacccTAGCAAGGCAGGCTTGCCCTTGGTTCATGTCctgtcctttctttccccttgcaGCCAGAGGACCGGCCCTCAACCGCCTTAAGGCCTCTTGTCCTTAGACCAAAAGTCCCAGGCCAGGCTGGAGGAGGGAATGTTCTTAGGACCAGAGGTGGAGTCGGGTGGGAGGGACCCAGGCTGGGGGTCAGCCAGATCAGGGCAGACACTCACCAGAGGTGCCACACCTGGGATCCACATGGCCAGGGCGTGGCCCTGCTTCAGCGCGCGGGCTGTGGTCTGGAAGGTGTGTCGGGACAGGGTGTTGGCCAGGGCCCCAACCCTGCTCACGAGGCTCGGCTTGCCTTTGGGAGGCTTCTGGGCCTGCTGGTGTCCTGCAGCAGGGGCTGGGTTGGATTTGGGGGTAAAAGAGAGGAAAGCTGATCAGAGAGGGGCTAGGGAAGCTAGTCCTCTGTCTAGGGTTGGAAAGCGGTCACCCTGGTTCCACCACAAGTCTGCGAGTGACCCCACTTACAAATGGGGAGAGGAGGCTATATTAGGGTGGCTCCATCTAAATATCTTGCCAGACCTTCCCTGTTCCAGAGCAGTGGCTGGGTGAGTCCTGGCTGCCTGTTGTTAATTCCCAGGCAGCATGGGTAGGCGCCTCCCttcccggggggtgggggtggggaggtctgcCAGCCCCCCTAACGATAGATACCTGACTCTTCCTTGGCGGAAGGGAGGAGGTACTCTACCACCTTCTCGACGCCACCCAGGGCCAGGTCGGCCCCTCCAGAGGCCAGCCGGCCGGCTCGGGTGTTAGCAGCATACTCAGCGGTGTCTTTGGCCACCCCCCAGGCGAGCTCGCAGCTGGCCAGAGCGGCCCCCAGGACCTTGTCCGAAGTGCTGGCAATGGGAACGCTGATGCTATTCCTGGCACTGCGAAGGCGGGTTGAGATGGTGTCCTTCAGCTCAGAGGCGATCTGTGGGAAaagggccggggcgggggggggtcagGCCTGTGGGTCTGGTAGCCCTGAGCCCAGCTCCCAGGAAGGCCTCAATTAAAGGCCCAAGcgaggggcgcctgactggcttagtcgatagagcatctgactcttgatgtcaagcttgtgagttcaaaccccacgctGGGCGttgagcttacttaaaaaagaaaataaaggcccCGGGGACGGGCACCAATATCTGGGCCTCTTGATTACGCTGGGCTTTAAAGGGGAAGAGCTCCAGTTCTCCCTGTGCATGGATCTCCTGGCTGCTTCACACCCCACTTCTACCTGTCAAGATCCTCACCATCCTTCCCCCACGGAGGCCACCTCCTTGATGACACCCGTCTTGAGATTCTCATGCACACAAGGCACCTCCACTCCCAAACTCCTTTAATgccttctctgttcttccctcagAACACCGCTCACATTCCCACCTGTGTTTATATTGCCTCAGAGATGTGGCTGCTCACCCTACCAGTTCTGTACCGAAATAACTGATCTTTCTCTCCTATTAGCCTGGGAGCCCTTTTGTGACAAAGGTGCCCTTTATCCGGAAAGATGTGAAGAGCACAGGCCTCCGAGCCAAGCAGACCCGCTCTCACGTGGCCTCCACTTACGGCTGTGCGGCCAGGGAAAAGTCActagctttctcatctgtaaaaaggggatCCCTGCCCTGTCCCAGAGGGCTGACAAGAGGATTAAATGGGAGGGCTCCATAAATCGTATCACGGCCCCTGGCACAGGGTAGGGCTCAGGAAATAGTTGTGGGATGAGTAGATAGTTGGTCAGTGGGAGGGAGCTTATCCCCAAAGCCCTTACCTAGCAAACGCCCAATGCACGTGTATCTAGGTAAAGTGACCTTTTCAGTCTCATGGTCCACAAAGGACTGGATCTTGAGGACATGGGACTGCAGCCCCAGGATCTGATGAGTGTGGCCCAGGATGTTAGGGGACTATAGTTAGCAAGTGGCCCAGTGTGGGTCCACCAGGTGtcatggggcagggcagggggggtggTGGGATCGGAAGCAGTGAGACCCGCCCCAAGCTCCTGTTTGAGTTTGCCCCTGGGCGGGGCCTGCTTTCCAGGAAGGCTGCCTTCATTTGGCAccacagggagaggaggaagcctGCTGTGTGGACTTAGGAGCCAGCAGCCACCCCCAAGCTGGAAAGACGCCTACCACAGAAATGAAAGACTGACAGTCATGGATAGTCACTCTGTGCCCTCTCCTCCTGAGCAGCGGGACAACGGAACACGGGGCACATTCCGGAAGAGGAAAGGGGCTCACCTTTTCAGGAGGGTACTGGAGGGCTGGGATCTTTTCCTCCAGGTGGTCCAGGCCTCGGCAGGCCAGCTCGTTGGCCGCTGTGACTGGAAGTGAAGGGCCATGGTGGGGTGAGCCGTGAGAACCTAGCAGTGGCCTCCGTGCCAGGGAAGGTGCCTCAGAGCCTTCAAAACCCCCAGCCCTGCTGCCTCCAGCGCATCTGGGAACCTGGGGCTCCCCTGCAGCCCCTCCAGTCCGCGGTAACTCCTGGAGGCCAGGCCcgtgtcttccctctgtgtagGAACTCTGGAGTCAGGCAGGTCTGCACtcaaagcccagagcctgcaCCTGCAAAGTGTGGCCTCGGGGGAGTCACAACCTGACCGAGCCTCCGGTTCCTCATTCGTAAGACGTGGGTTAATGGATCCTACCTTGCAGGAGGAACTGGCAGAAACTCTGTGAATGACCAACAAATAGTgggctctccctccctgccctccctcccctctctgggtgAACTCTGGGTGGGCACGAAGGAGGAGAGTGAAggcgtgtgagcaggggcagcAGGGCCCTCCGGGGGCCTTGGTGGGAGTAGGGTGGGCACGGCTTCGTTCTGGAGGTGACCGACTCCTAGCCACAGCCAGCCCAGGCCCCAGACGGTCCTTGCCCTTCCTTCTGACCTCTAGGAGGAAGATGATCAGCAGCGGGAAGAGGGtcacagggaagagaaaggaattgtCCCCAGAGAGCAGGGCAAATCCCAGGGGACGCAAATGCTTCTAGGAGATTACTGCCCAGGGGCTGCCGAAGATGTAGCCCTGCAGTCGTGACCATGGAGACGGGTTCTATATTCTCTCACATAATCTTTCACATATGCTTTCTCCAGATAGGTGACATTTCTTCACAAAATTCTCAAGCAGCAGAGAACCCAGATGACTTGGCCATCTTCTGATTGGGCGAAATGAGACCCAGGGAAATTATTTGAAGAGTTTGTAGGCAGGGAGGCTGCTGGCCCAGGGCAGAATCCTCAGACACCCATAATTCTCTAATCAGGATGGTGGAAGGTCCTAGACTTCTTGGTGCTGCTGGGATTTCCCTCAGCCCTGTCAAGAGACCTGCCTTGGATGTTGTGATGAGCagcgggtgatgtatggaattagtgaatcactatcttgtacacctgaaactaacataacagtgtatgttaaccatgctggaataaaaacagagagagagcaagagagagagagagagggcacctTGCTTTGGAGACTGTATTTACAAATAAGGCAGGACAAtttgaacggggggggggggtctgataGCAGGGGCCACATGGACTGTCACCGGCTGGTCCCATCAGCTCCTGGGCCCGGAGAGCTTCCTGTgcccctgctccccaggccctGCCGGGCCAGCCCTAGCACCTAGGGACCCTGCCTGTGTGTCAGACTCTACGAGTTCCTGCTGCCGCCAGATTTGGGGCCAAACCGGGTGTCTGGTCTACCACAGGCTTCACTCTCACCACGGCCCACACGGCTCTGCCCATTCCCTCCCCTGCCAACTCTCTGGCCTATCATGTGATCCCAGGAAAATGCCAACTTGGCGATAGACGAGACATGTAAGGATGAGAAGAGATGTATGTCCATATCTGTAGCTATTCTACGTCTGCATGATCTGTGTAATGGGATGTAGGTGGTAAGAAAGGCGGTCAGACAAGAAGCTGCACAGACATGTCGGCAGACAGACAAGCGAGCTATCGATCGGACAGACTGACGGATGGTGGCCTGCAAGGGCCACGAAGACTCACACTGGGTGGACAGCCTGCGGACCACGGGTTCCATGCTCCAGGCCGCCAGGCTGCTGGCGCCCTGCACACCCTTCTCGTAGGCATTGCACACAGAGGCCACCAGGGGGTAGGCTTCCTTGGTGCTGGTGTAGGTCTTCTGGAAGCACTCGCAAGTGCCGCTCACCACCGGCAGCTGCAGGACACGTTGCAGGACGTTCTCCTGCTCctggaagaagagaaggcaaTCGAGTTGTCCCTCTGCCCTCTCGTGCCTCTCGGGAAGGCAGCCCAGGGTCACGGCGCCCACCGGTGAGGCTAGCCGGGGTCCAAGCGACCCAGGAGGAACTCGGGCCAGAGGGGGAACACAAGAGCCAGGCTGCTCCGCTCTCCTGGCCACAATCCAGGCTCTGGAGAGCTGCTGGGACGTGGCCTCCCGGCCTCTGCATGCCAGTCCCCGCCTTGGGcactctccccctgccctcccatgCCCCTTTCTGTCGGGCAAAATGCCACTCCCTCAAGACACGGCCTGAGGCTCACTGGTTCTGTGAGGCTTCTGACCCTCTTCCATCACGTCAGAAGCTTCCACTCCCTCCTGGCTTGTCTCCACACGCATCACATGGTGCTGCGATCATGTGTGTACCTGTCTCTCTCCCGGCCATCCGTCCTCTTTGCATCTCCAGTGCCTAGCCTAAAACCTGCGCAGTAATGTTGGCTGAATAAACGAATCAGCCGGGGCTGTACCTAGAAGGGGTGAGTTTAGATCGGAATCACGGAAGTTCAGATCTCCGGGAGCTTCTGCAGCAAAAATGCCTCCTTCCCATGGCCTCTCTGGCAGACTTGTCTCTAGATGTCTCCTTGGATGGGTCTTGCCCCTCCTAGAGTGGCCGTGGCCCTTGTTGGACAGCCAGTGCTGAGCTACAATGTGCCTTCACCCACTGCTCCACCCTCTGTCCTCTGGAACAACACTGAGCAAACCTATTTCATCATTCATGGGCTGGCCCTTCACATATTTGAAGGCAATATATATGTCTGCCTTTAGTggtccctcctctgtgctcaaTAGCTCCAGATCCTAACTTAGCTTACCACCCTGGTCTGCTGGTCCCCTCTGGACCTGCTACAGTTTAGTGCTGCTTTCCTTCAATATATGCACTCACACTTGAAGACAGCATTCCAGATGTGGTCTGAGCACATGGGGTATAGTGAAACCGTCACTTCTTGTTATCGGGGAGCCATGTCCTTTCTAATGCGTTTCACCTATGCAGCAGTCACCTACACCGAATTAAACTGGAGGTCGCCTGGGACTCTCAGTGAACAAACACAGGTGTTTGAAAGAATGTGGACTCCAGTCATGCACAAGGGAACGTCTCCTCAGTGCCATTATACCCCAGGCACGGATCAGGGTGCTTTGGTGACAAGACCTCACTGAATTCTAACAGCGACCCTCTGAGGTCTAGCACTTTGCCTGCGAGGACACACTCAGAGATGTGAAGTGACTTAcccgagatcacacagctagtaagtggcagagtcaggattgcAACTGAGGCCTGAAATGGCCtgtgatttgcttcaaaatatcGCAAGGCGGAGGAGTGAGTGAGCGTGTGGATGAGGCCAGACCGGCCACGGGATTGATGAGCGGCCGTGGCAGCTAGTGAGGGGTATTCTCTGCTTCTGTCCGCTCGCAGGAATGCTCAGAAACCGCCACATaggaagtgaaaagagaaagCTCCCCCGTCTGACTCAGGCGCGGGGGCTCTCTCTGCAGTCAGATGTGTCCCTGTTACAGGGTTCTGCTCTGGAGGAGAGGACCTGGCCTCTCTATTTGTAGGCTGAGGTAGAAGACCCAGCAAGGAGACTCAGAACAGCAGGCCACGGCATTTTAGCTTTCATTTTGCAGGTGAGTTtgaaatttgaacagacaaaGATTATGACTGCAAACGAGAATATTTTAACACTTGGACAGAATCTTCGGAGGTTGTTGTAGGCAGAGCCAAAGAGGGTCGATCCCGACCCACTTGTTCATTTTATGCCTCTGTAttctaggatttatttatttatttatttatttatttatttatttatttattttaacatccattcattttggagagacagagagagacaggacgtgagtggggaggggcagagagggagacacagaatctgaagcaggctccaggctccggcctgtcagcacagagcccgacgcggggctcgaactcacggactaagagaccatgacctgagctcaagtcggaagcttaatgacctgagccacccaagtgcccctatattCTATGATTTGATATAAAACTTAACGTGGTGATTCCAAGTGCAAAGGTTAGTTTAAATTAGGTCCCCTAATTGGGGACAAGATGGGCAGTATAGGGGTGCACAATTTGTAAGCTTCATTGACTCTTTGAACTGTGCCTAAATCGGAGAGGCCTTGCACGGAGGCATCAGGTACACCTGAAGGCGTCAATCCGCTCCGAGTCGCAGAGAAAACCAGCCTAGACACACAACTCTGGAAACACCGTTCCTCGGCCCCCTTCCCATACACAGCACAGGCTGTGCCGCGTGTAACTCAGAGAGGTGCCATTCGCACAGAACACACACAACGCCCCAGAGTTACAGAATACAGCGGCTCAGCGTCTCAAACGACACCCCACCTGGGTGGACAAAGCAGGGGCTTTTGCATCAGGGTTTAGAACTCAGTAAGtagctcccttcccctcctttctttaCCTCTCAGCCAAtatttctgtcctttcctccaAGGTGTTTAGTTTTCATTAGgcactcccccgccccctcctctaAGAGCCCCCTGCAAAAGGCAGTGAGGGTGAGAATAATGAAGACATAATAGTCAATGGAAGGTGAATATAATCGAGACAGATCTTGTCCTAAATCCCCTGAAcctgtcttccctcccccactcagtggtcccctcctcccttctcataAAGGCCCAAGTTACTTACGGGGAGGTCTCCATCCGGCAAGGCTGGGCCCTTGTTGATGGCCGTCATAGCTCTTCAAGCTGCAAAGCAGAGTGCCAGGTCCATGAGAAAGCTCTCAGCTTGACACTTGCAGGGTCAGTCCCCTACCTCTCATGACCACTGACGAGGCCCAGGCTGCCTAGGGGCTCCAGGTCCCTCAACAGAAGGCATCTGGTTGGAGGGTGAATGTCAAGGACTAGCGGCCCCTCCCTGGAGTCCC
Proteins encoded in this window:
- the PLIN1 gene encoding perilipin-1 gives rise to the protein MTAINKGPALPDGDLPEQENVLQRVLQLPVVSGTCECFQKTYTSTKEAYPLVASVCNAYEKGVQGASSLAAWSMEPVVRRLSTQFTAANELACRGLDHLEEKIPALQYPPEKIASELKDTISTRLRSARNSISVPIASTSDKVLGAALASCELAWGVAKDTAEYAANTRAGRLASGGADLALGGVEKVVEYLLPSAKEESAPAAGHQQAQKPPKGKPSLVSRVGALANTLSRHTFQTTARALKQGHALAMWIPGVAPLSSLAQWGASAAMQVVSRRESEARAPWLHSLTAAQEEDHEDHTDTEGETEEEEESDTEENKLSEVAALPSPQGLLGSVAHTMQKALQSTISAVMWAPATVLGSAARMLHLPGAPAVSSAKGRAMSLSDALKGVTDNVVDTVVHYVPLPRLSLMEPESEFRDIDNPPAEAERREAERRASGAPPAGPEPAARPPQPRGXXXXXXXXXXXXXXGQEDRADAPAAPRPVFPAVAREKPARRVSDSFFRPSVMEPILGRAQYSQLRKKS